One part of the Gemmatimonadetes bacterium SCN 70-22 genome encodes these proteins:
- a CDS encoding GMC family oxidoreductase codes for MQNPKSQTAYDVIVVGSGAGGGMAAYQLGVAGLKVLVLEAGRRYDPQAETPMFNLPRQAPLRGAGSREKPFGFYDATVDGGWEVPGEPYTTAPGSDFMWWRARMLGGRTNHWGRISLRMGEYDFKPRTRDGLGADWPISYADLAPYYDKTEMLIGVYGGDDDLENTPRSSPGVLMPPPKPRATELLARKACDPLGIPVIPAHLAIMTQRQDADTLPKKIHPDNALAQRVLAESMRQRQACLWATPCGRGCSVRANFQSTTVLLPPALATGNVDIIADAMVREVTVDASGKATGVSYIDKRTRTDHRVQARVVVLAASAAETARILLNSRSSQFPNGLANSSGLVGKYLMDTVGAGIGGQIPALENLPPHNQDGANGMHMYMPWWLYKEQKRGKLGFARGYHIEFGGGRSMPESGAFGGLGNLTEGAYGKRFKEAARRYYGSWMWFDGRGEMIPNEDCYCELDPDVVDQWGIPVLRFHWKFSEHETRQAAHMVKTFAGIIEGMGGKVNGKVETDGAKVIAKGGQIIHEVGTCRMGTRARDSVLNEWCQSWDVQNLFVTDGAPFVSNADKNPTLSILALAWRTCDHIVEQLKTRSIG; via the coding sequence CTGCAGAATCCGAAGTCGCAGACCGCCTACGACGTCATCGTCGTCGGTTCGGGGGCCGGGGGCGGGATGGCGGCCTACCAGCTGGGCGTGGCGGGGCTCAAGGTCCTGGTCCTGGAGGCCGGGCGCCGCTACGACCCGCAGGCCGAGACGCCGATGTTCAACCTCCCGCGGCAGGCGCCGCTGCGCGGGGCGGGGTCGAGGGAGAAGCCCTTCGGTTTCTACGACGCCACGGTGGACGGGGGGTGGGAGGTCCCGGGCGAGCCGTACACGACGGCGCCGGGCTCGGACTTCATGTGGTGGCGCGCCCGCATGCTGGGCGGGCGCACGAACCACTGGGGGCGCATCTCGCTCCGCATGGGGGAGTACGATTTCAAGCCGAGGACGCGCGACGGGCTCGGCGCCGACTGGCCCATCTCCTACGCCGACCTGGCACCGTACTACGACAAGACGGAGATGCTGATCGGCGTCTACGGGGGCGACGACGACCTGGAGAACACGCCGCGGTCATCGCCCGGCGTGCTGATGCCGCCGCCCAAGCCGCGCGCCACCGAGCTGCTGGCCAGGAAGGCCTGCGACCCGTTAGGCATCCCGGTGATCCCGGCGCACCTGGCCATCATGACGCAGCGCCAGGATGCCGACACGCTCCCGAAGAAGATCCACCCTGACAACGCGCTGGCGCAGCGCGTCCTGGCCGAGTCGATGCGGCAGCGCCAGGCCTGCCTGTGGGCGACGCCGTGCGGGCGCGGGTGCTCGGTGCGCGCCAACTTCCAGTCGACGACGGTGCTCCTCCCGCCGGCGCTGGCCACGGGGAACGTGGACATCATCGCCGACGCGATGGTGCGCGAGGTGACGGTGGACGCATCAGGCAAGGCGACGGGAGTCTCGTACATCGACAAGCGGACGCGCACCGATCACCGGGTGCAGGCGCGGGTGGTGGTGCTCGCCGCCAGCGCCGCCGAGACGGCGCGCATCCTCCTCAACTCGCGCTCGAGCCAGTTCCCCAACGGGCTCGCCAACTCGAGCGGGTTGGTGGGGAAGTACCTGATGGACACCGTGGGCGCGGGAATCGGCGGCCAGATCCCGGCGCTGGAGAACCTGCCGCCGCACAACCAGGACGGCGCGAACGGGATGCACATGTACATGCCGTGGTGGCTGTACAAGGAGCAGAAGCGCGGGAAGCTGGGTTTCGCGCGCGGCTACCACATCGAGTTCGGCGGCGGACGCAGCATGCCGGAGTCGGGCGCATTCGGCGGTTTGGGGAACCTTACCGAGGGGGCCTACGGCAAGCGGTTCAAGGAGGCGGCACGCCGCTACTATGGTTCGTGGATGTGGTTCGACGGCCGTGGCGAGATGATCCCCAACGAGGACTGCTACTGCGAGCTGGACCCGGACGTGGTGGACCAGTGGGGGATCCCGGTGCTGCGCTTCCACTGGAAGTTCAGCGAACACGAGACGCGCCAGGCGGCGCACATGGTGAAGACCTTCGCCGGGATCATCGAGGGGATGGGGGGGAAGGTGAACGGGAAGGTGGAGACGGATGGGGCGAAGGTGATCGCGAAGGGGGGACAGATCATCCACGAGGTCGGGACGTGCCGCATGGGGACGAGGGCGCGCGACTCGGTGCTGAACGAGTGGTGCCAGTCGTGGGACGTGCAGAACCTCTTCGTCACGGACGGGGCGCCCTTCGTGTCCAACGCGGACAAGAACCCGACGCTTTCGATTCTCGCGTTGGCGTGGCGGACGTGCGATCACATCGTCGAGCAACTGAAGACGCGGAGCATCGGATGA
- a CDS encoding acyl-phosphate glycerol 3-phosphate acyltransferase, with protein sequence MAQLLNAWAWVETVALVIIGTPVAFLVFIATAPFDKGRYAAGRFLRVLGVLSVKLNPLWKFEVAGEVIRDPRRPYVAVSNHESYADIFLISHLPWEMKWMSKETMFRIPCFGWMMRMAGDIEVRRGERSSVVQAMQLARDRLAKRVSVMIFPEGTRSRDGELLPFKDGAFRLAIETQAPILPIVVAGTRDCMAKGTFRFQSARARVKVLTPIETAGMTMDDVPSLRERTRTLIADARRTLVQEMQGAR encoded by the coding sequence ATGGCACAGCTCCTCAATGCGTGGGCGTGGGTCGAGACGGTCGCGCTCGTGATCATCGGCACCCCGGTCGCCTTCCTCGTCTTCATCGCCACCGCCCCGTTCGACAAGGGGCGCTATGCCGCCGGGCGCTTCCTGCGCGTGCTCGGCGTGCTCTCGGTCAAGCTCAACCCGCTCTGGAAGTTCGAGGTCGCGGGGGAGGTGATCCGCGATCCGCGCCGGCCGTACGTCGCCGTCTCCAACCACGAATCGTACGCCGACATCTTCCTGATCTCCCACCTGCCGTGGGAGATGAAGTGGATGTCGAAGGAGACGATGTTCAGGATTCCCTGCTTCGGCTGGATGATGCGCATGGCCGGCGACATCGAGGTGCGGCGTGGCGAGCGTTCCAGCGTGGTGCAGGCGATGCAGCTGGCACGCGATCGCCTGGCCAAGCGCGTGAGCGTGATGATCTTTCCCGAGGGGACGCGTTCGCGCGATGGCGAGCTCCTCCCGTTCAAGGATGGCGCCTTCCGCCTGGCGATCGAGACCCAGGCGCCGATCCTCCCGATCGTCGTGGCCGGGACGCGCGACTGCATGGCGAAGGGGACGTTTCGTTTCCAGTCCGCGCGCGCCCGGGTCAAGGTGCTGACGCCGATCGAGACGGCGGGGATGACGATGGACGACGTGCCGTCGCTGCGCGAGCGGACGCGCACGCTGATCGCCGATGCCCGGCGTACCCTCGTGCAGGAGATGCAGGGCGCACGCTGA